One segment of Cutaneotrichosporon cavernicola HIS019 DNA, chromosome: 4 DNA contains the following:
- a CDS encoding uncharacterized protein (Nuclear mRNA splicing): protein MSANAANSFHSQLSGFRWANSVQDDSAGSTNNNSSGNMFSRTWNSFSGYIPLRNEGQSAEEEAYFALSRWERFLGFIACCLGGMACFAIAFLFLPILAVKPRKFALAFTLGSILFMMGFAILHGPVNHLKHIISAERLPFSVAYFGSLGLTLFFAIGIRSTIGTLVAAIVQVVALLTYLAAYFPGGVTTLRFGGQMALEHQGAVNVVTYNHGAKYLLSGSSDRTIRLWNPILGKEIKSYKGHAHEVLALDISHDNARFASSGGDKMVLLWDVMSGQVLRRLQGHFGKINAVAFNNDGGILASAGFDAKVMLWDMRSQARDPLQTFKDATSSITSLTIPPDSVEVIAGSADGHVRAYDLRMGKVFEDCIGHPVLAVTTSPSNHRETMLVTSTDGKLRLFDRMNGKVLQTFSGHKVAQTRSKPAFNRGEGAVIAGDEDGNIWSWNVLDAKALNNGPAQVHKKAITSVVTNPNGREMVTCSLDGTIKIWSK, encoded by the exons ATGTCCGCCAACGCGGCCAACTCTTTCCATTCCCAGCTCTCAGGCTTTCGCTGGGCGAACTCGGTCCAGGACGATTCGGCTGGCTCGACCAACAACAATTCCTCTGGCAACATGTTCAGCCGCACATGGAATAGTTTCAGTGGCTATATCCCTCTGAGGAACGAAGGACAAAGcgctgaggaggaagcgTATTTTGCACTCTCA cgatGGGAACG CTTCTTGGGATTTATTGCATGCTGCCTCGGAGGGATGGCCTGCTTCGCTATCGcgttcctcttcctccccatcc TCGCTGTCAAGCCGCGCAAGTTTGCACTAGCCTTCACCCTTGGATCGATCCTCTTCATGATGGGTTTTGCCATCCTACATGGCCCCGTGAACC ATCTCAAGCACATCATCTCAGCTGAGCGCCTGCCGTTTTCTGTCGCGTACTTTGGCTCCCTGGGCCTCACTCTCTTCTTCGCCATCGGTATCCGCAGCACGATCGGAactctcgtcgccgccatcgtTCAG GTGGTTGCTCTGCTCACATATCTTGCTGCGTACTTCCCCGGCGGCGTCACGACTCTGCGCTTCGGTGGACAGATGGC CCTCGAGCACCAAGGAGCAGTCAATGTTGTGACGTACAATCACGGAGCGAAGTACCTCCTCTCGGGCTCGAGCGATAGGACGATCAGGCTGTGGAACCCGATACTGGGCAAGGAGATCAAGTCCTACAAGGGCCACGCACACGAGGTCCTTGCGCTGGACAT CTCGCATGACAATGCGCGCTTCGCGAGCAGCGGTGGCGACAAGATGGTGCTCCTGTGGGATGTGATGAGTGGGCAAGTCCTCCGGCGCTTACAAGGCCACTTTGGCAAGATCAACGCGGTTGCGTTCAACAACGATGGCGGAATCCTCGCGAGCG CGGGGTtcgacgccaaggtcaTGCTCTGGGACATGCGATCGCAGGCGCGGGACCCATTGCAAACGTTCAAGGATGCGACTTCGTCCATCACGAGTTTGACGATTCCACCAGACTCTGTTGAGGTCATCGCGGGCAGCGCAGACGGGCACGTACGCGCGTATGACCTGCGAATGGGCAAGGTATTCGAGGACTGCATTGGAC ATCCCGTATTAGCTGTgacaacctcgccctcgaaTCACCGCGAGACGATGCTCGTCACCTCAACCGACGGAAAACTGCGTCTTTTCGACCGCATGAACGGCAAG GTCCTCCAGACGTTCTCAGGTCACAAAGTTGCGCAGACACGGTCCAAGCCGGCGTTTAACCGTGGCGAAGGAGCAGTGATtgccggcgacgaggatggcaaTATTTGGAGCTGGAATGTCCTGGACGCCAAAGCGCTGAACAACGGACCAGCACAGGTGCACAAGAAGGCAATTACATCCGTCGTCACCAACCCGAACGGGCGAGAGATGGTGACGTGCAGCCTCG ACGGCACAATCAAGATCTGGAGCAAGTAG
- a CDS encoding uncharacterized protein (Sds3-like), whose translation MSRPHTSAHAAPPSNLLPPQAAESKRDRKRRETVNKIELLHSTSWQHRDEKFSQQYKEYHNENKAVNTQPPTSQKYLLRLYPKSIERDAFLQRSETHYEYASEQAERMYKSERAHIEQQYWEARDQIRSRLLAAMDERRRKLTAEKEGGDIVSEALLEAQTRPRPRRAPIINRAEPRSVSSRTDTPLNLRSGGDSGTSSPPEGPKNSDDLMLHNLLAPQLAVINTDDILSRDSSVLTVKPPPNGFQASMQSTKRGRGKGADGDKEAGTAAGTGTGLANASGPAAAQATAGGKRTATVQSGWVLGKALNDMKRMEEATILERESDWSRIQGSQTGRGRRARGD comes from the exons ATGTCCAGACCTCACACCTCGGCCCACGCTGCGCCGCCTTCAaacctcctcccacctcaAGCGGCGGAGTCGAAGCGCGACCGCAAGCGACGCGAAACTGTCAACAAGATAGAGCTTCTCCACAGCACAAGCTGGCAGCACCGTGACGA GAAATTCTCCCAACAATACAAGGAGTACCACAACGAGAACAAGGCTGTCAACACTCAGCCGCCCACGTCGCAGAAGTACCTTCTCCGCCTGTACCCCAAGTCtatcgagcgcgacgcgttccTCCAAAGATCGGAGACGCATTACGAGTACGC ATCTGAGCAGGCAGAGCGAATGTACAAGAGCGAACGAGCTCATATTGAGCAGCAGTACTGGGAGGCTCGCGACCAAATCCGGTCACGGCTACTTGCCGCCATGGACGAACGTCGGCGCAAGCTCACggcggagaaggaaggaggggacATCGTTTCTG AGGCACTTCTCGAGGCACAGACTCGCCCGCGTCCACGCCGCGCCCCGATCATCAACCGTGCTGAGCCTCGCTCGGTATCATCGCGCACTGATACGCCGCTCAACCTCCGCAGCGGTGGTGACTCGGGAACGTCGAGCCCCCCGGAGGGGCCCAAGAACAGTGACGACCTGATGCTCCACAACTTACTGGCCCCACAACTCGCTGTTATCAACACGGACGATATCCTCAGCCGGGATTCATCCGTGCTGACAGTCAAACCACCACCAAACGGCTTCCAGGCCAGCATGCAGAGCACGAAGCGCGGGCGAGGCAAGGGTGCAGATGGCGACAAAGAGGCTGGAACGGCAGCAGGCACCGGCACCGGCTTGGCGAATGCCAGCGGgccagcggcggcgcaggccaCAGCTGGTGGGAAGCGCACAGCGACTGTCCAGTCTGGATGGGTACTTGGCAAAGCCCTCAACGACATGAAGAGAATGGAGGAGGCCACGATCCTTGAACGTGAGAGCGACTGGAGCCGGATCCAAGGTTCGCAGACGGGTCGCGGCCGGCGTGCTCGTGGCGACTAG